A single window of uncultured Methanospirillum sp. DNA harbors:
- a CDS encoding TIGR00296 family protein, which yields MELLTADEGRLALTYARSVLHEHIAGTLFTEPSWPAVFSEQRGVFVTLTIHGDLRGCIGFPYPVLPLKEAIHDAACSASTGDPRFPPVKPEELSRIAVEVTILTQPSLLEAAPDQRDKVVEVGRHGLIVKGYGRSGLLLPQVPVEWGWNTREFLDHTCNKAGLPAKSWLEASVQVFTFEGQIFSEKHD from the coding sequence ATGGAACTGCTCACTGCTGATGAGGGCAGACTCGCTCTCACATATGCACGGAGTGTATTGCATGAGCATATCGCCGGGACACTGTTTACAGAACCATCCTGGCCGGCAGTCTTCTCTGAGCAACGGGGGGTATTTGTGACACTCACGATCCACGGAGACCTTCGGGGTTGTATCGGGTTTCCTTATCCGGTACTTCCGCTTAAAGAAGCGATTCATGATGCAGCCTGCAGTGCTTCAACTGGAGATCCACGTTTCCCCCCGGTGAAACCCGAAGAACTGTCACGAATTGCAGTGGAGGTCACCATCCTTACCCAGCCCAGTCTGCTTGAGGCAGCACCAGACCAACGTGACAAGGTAGTTGAGGTGGGAAGACACGGGCTTATCGTGAAAGGGTACGGGCGATCAGGGCTCCTTCTCCCACAGGTCCCGGTGGAATGGGGATGGAACACACGGGAGTTTCTTGACCATACCTGTAATAAAGCCGGACTTCCTGCCAAGTCATGGCTTGAAGCCTCTGTGCAGGTATTTACCTTTGAAGGACAGATATTTAGCGAGAAACACGATTAA
- the tgtA gene encoding tRNA guanosine(15) transglycosylase TgtA — MALSFEILEKDIAGRIGRLSDGKKTLKTPALLPVINPHLPIITPREMQDMGVQALITNAYIISRSSEFRERALAEGLHAMLNFDGLIMTDSGSFQLSVYGEVEISNQQTIEFQQAIGSDIIVPLDIPTHPDTEREQVEQELAITLDRLREANGFADHAHHTLAGPVQGGLFEDLREKAGREISEMGLRFCPLGAVVPLMETYRYKDLVRVVMAAKRGLKPGICVHLFGAGHPSMFALAVAMGCDLFDSAAYALYAKAGRYMTTHGSYHLHELTYLPCACQVCSTHTAETLQKSPDKERLLALHNLHVTLAEINRIRQAIKDGVLWELVDERCRGHPQLLRGYRELLTFGEELKHQDRVSKRRFFYKGTESCLRTEVLRYHDMVERFEVGKKALITFDQKVHAGYDAVFFFKPPFGPYPPELSETFPIGQSEIPDWDGEMVRSGCIGIDRLAKANPDTKIVVRCRSYWKDIIESTTQGVEVDLEDL; from the coding sequence ATGGCGCTTTCATTTGAGATTCTTGAGAAGGATATCGCCGGCAGGATAGGCCGGCTCTCCGACGGAAAAAAGACGTTGAAGACACCTGCTCTTCTACCGGTGATAAACCCCCACCTGCCGATCATCACCCCAAGGGAGATGCAGGATATGGGAGTGCAGGCCCTGATAACAAACGCATACATCATCTCACGTAGCAGTGAATTCAGAGAGCGTGCTCTTGCAGAGGGTCTTCACGCCATGCTTAACTTTGACGGTCTGATCATGACCGATTCTGGATCATTCCAGCTCTCGGTATACGGGGAAGTGGAGATCTCCAACCAGCAGACCATCGAGTTTCAACAGGCGATAGGTTCTGATATCATCGTCCCTCTGGACATACCGACCCACCCGGATACCGAGCGTGAACAGGTGGAACAGGAACTGGCAATAACCCTCGACCGTCTGAGGGAGGCCAACGGCTTTGCTGATCATGCACATCACACGCTTGCCGGCCCGGTCCAGGGAGGACTCTTCGAGGATCTCAGGGAGAAAGCAGGACGGGAGATATCAGAGATGGGTCTCAGGTTCTGTCCGCTTGGTGCCGTCGTACCACTAATGGAGACATACCGGTACAAAGATCTTGTAAGGGTTGTCATGGCAGCAAAACGTGGGCTTAAACCCGGGATATGTGTTCACCTGTTCGGTGCCGGCCATCCGTCCATGTTTGCTCTTGCGGTTGCGATGGGATGCGATCTCTTTGACTCAGCAGCGTATGCCCTGTACGCCAAGGCTGGTCGTTACATGACCACACACGGGAGTTACCACCTGCATGAACTCACATATCTTCCCTGTGCCTGTCAGGTCTGTAGTACTCACACAGCAGAAACGCTTCAGAAATCTCCGGATAAAGAACGGCTACTCGCCCTTCACAACCTGCATGTAACTCTTGCCGAGATCAACAGGATTCGTCAGGCTATCAAAGACGGTGTGCTCTGGGAACTTGTCGATGAGCGGTGCCGTGGTCACCCGCAACTGCTTCGCGGATACCGTGAACTGCTCACCTTCGGAGAAGAACTGAAGCATCAGGACAGAGTCTCAAAGCGGCGGTTCTTCTACAAGGGAACTGAAAGTTGCCTTCGTACAGAAGTTCTCAGGTACCACGACATGGTCGAGAGGTTCGAGGTAGGGAAGAAAGCTCTGATCACCTTCGACCAGAAGGTCCACGCAGGGTATGATGCAGTCTTCTTCTTTAAACCGCCATTCGGCCCGTACCCGCCTGAACTCTCAGAGACATTCCCGATAGGTCAGAGCGAGATTCCAGATTGGGATGGGGAGATGGTCAGGAGCGGGTGCATCGGGATCGACCGGCTTGCAAAAGCAAATCCTGACACAAAAATAGTTGTCCGGTGCCGGTCGTACTGGAAGGATATCATTGAAAGCACTACCCAGGGTGTGGAGGTGGATCTTGAGGACCTGTGA